In a genomic window of Vespula vulgaris chromosome 21, iyVesVulg1.1, whole genome shotgun sequence:
- the LOC127071368 gene encoding protein jagged-2 isoform X3 codes for MRAAAAYVLFLAQLIQRQFTLILQARDEASAGVIEEASYSGIVLPGPTWHTLNHQGRNAHLAYRVRVQCADHYYNATCTKFCRPRNDIFGHYTCDENGDKVCIQGWKGSDCEIAVCKEGCHPVHGHCNVSGECKCRHGWRGELCDQCTPYPGCKHGYCNGSSWQCICDTNWGGILCDQDLNYCGTHEPCQNGGTCENTAPDQYRCTCPEGFSGPTCEKVDNPCASSPCANGATCIELGESAHCECAPGFTGPLCATDIDECASQPCQNGGTCVDGRNGFVCNCPPAWQGSLCQFDVDECALKESPCKNSISCVNLAGDYRCRCRSGFNGKNCTKNINDCVGQCQHGALCIDLVNDYHCSCTAGYSGKDCDVDIDECASKPCQNGGECRDLVNAYECVCPVGFTGYQCEIDRDHCSPNPCRNSAPCFNTQTDYYCHCPEQWQGKNCSESASQNPQFGENTDDQLGCGSEGTPCGGRGRCSGDKCICDPGYTGVHCHENINDCRGNPCLNGGTCVDLINSFQCICREGWSGDLCDQDVDECMASPCRNNGTCVDGVADFTCICRNGWKGKTCALRGGHCEPGTCRHGGTCQDRGDGFTCHCPPSWEGAACHIASPACASNPCENGATCVNTADGNYRCVCREGFEGPNCLRDVDDCQPLPCLNGGKCVDGVNWFRCECAPGFTGPDCRINVNECASDPCTAGATCVDGIASYSCVCPPGRTGIRCEIRTAGGPGCVAASWEDDCNICECRSGKNRCSNVWCGQGNCLNGTSCLAHEVCVPSPGESCLSPPCPAWGECRPVETGRRVGPPALPAPPSCWPGQATPGPTCSRLTILLRRDTLASGTSVELLCRRLRKLLADPRRPQLIVLLCDLKPGDNDTVEVTIFSETAADAARDLGEALSRPMGRPLALASVLEVKVETALISEPSSNSNNVAGGYVAVLGGALATVLLLALFGGLWYLRTARQRSSLTATTSSETSLHRHRSDLDEKSNNLQNEENLRRYANPLKDQDPEPRVSVVRPLSGASLGPLGTTEESLEMVSEEGRHRLPPLYKPPSAETRNNTASFSYEEGPHKPYTKPRIQEPTYSHQQPGTSQTSGPHQVLTVHV; via the exons AGGCAATTTACGCTGATTCTACAAGCGAGAGACGAGGCGAGCGCCGGCGTCATCGAGGAAGCGAGCTACAGCGGAATCGTCCTGCCTGGCCCAACGTGGCACACTCTCAATCATCAGGGCAGAAATGCTCATTTGGCTTATCGCGTGCGCGTCCAATGTGCGGATCATTACTACAACGCGACTTGTACCAAGTTCTGCCGGCCGAGAAACGACATATTCGGTCATTACACCTGCGACGAGAACGGCGATAAAGTCTGCATACAAGGCTGGAAAGGTTCCGATTGCGAGATAG CTGTCTGCAAAGAGGGTTGTCATCCCGTTCACGGCCATTGCAACGTAAGTGGTGAGTGCAAGTGCAGACACGGTTGGAGGGGTGAACTTTGCGATCAGTGTACACCCTATCCCGGATGCAAGCACGGCTATTGCAACGGCTCCAGTTGGCAGTGCATATGCGACACGAACTGGGGTGGCATACTCTGCGACCAAGACCTCAATTACTGCGGCACGCACGAGCCATGCCAGAACGGTGGCACGTGCGAGAACACGGCGCCGGATCAGTACAGATGCACATGCCCCGAAGGATTCTCCGGACCGACTTGCGAGAAGGTCGACAATCCTTGCGCCTCGAGTCCGTGCGCCAACGGAGCAACCTGCATCGAATTAGGTGAAAGCGCTCATTGTGAGTGCGCGCCTGGTTTTACGGGGCCTTTGTGCGCGACCGACATCGACGAGTGCGCCTCGCAACCCTGTCAAAACGGTGGTACCTGCGTCGACGGTAGAAACGGCTTTGTTTGTAACTGTCCACCTGCCTGGCAAGGTTCTCTTTGTCAATTCGACGTCGACGAATGTGCGCTCAAGGAATCACCTTGCAAGAATTCCATCAGTTGCGTTAACCTCGCCGGTGATTATAG ATGTCGGTGTCGAAGCGGCTTTAACGGCAAGAACTGTACGAAGAACATCAATGATTGCGTGGGACAATGTCAGCACGGTGCACTGTGCATCGATCTCGTTAACGATTATCATTGTAGTTGCACGGCTGGTTATTCCGGCAAGGACTGCGACGTCGACATCGACGAATGTGCCTCGAAGCCATGTCAAAATGGTGGAGAGTGCAGAGATCTGGTAAACGCTTATGAGTGCGTCTGTCCTGTTGGTTTCACCGGTTATCAGTGCGAGATCGATCGCGATCATTGCAGTCCAAATCCCTGCAGAAATTCAGCGCCATGTTTCAACACCCAAACCGATTACTACTGTCACTGTCCGGAACAGTGGCAGGGAAAGAATTGTAGCGAGTCAGCCTCGCAGAATCCGCAGTTTGGCGAGAATACGGACGATCAGTTAGGTTGCGGCAGCGAAGGAACGCCTTGCGGTGGCAGAGGAAGATGTAGCGGCGACAAATGCATCTGCGACCCGGGATATACCGGCGTACACTGTCACGAGAATATCAACGACTGTCGCGGCAATCCCTGCTTGAACGGTGGTACCTGCGTTGATCTCATAAATTCGTTTCAATGTATCTGCAGGGAAGGTTGGAGCGGAGATCTGTGCGATCAAG ACGTAGACGAGTGTATGGCGTCACCTTGCCGTAACAATGGCACATGCGTCGACGGCGTCGCCGACTTCACCTGCATTTGCCGAAACGGTTGGAAGGGAAAAACTTGTGCCCTTCGAGGTGGCCATTGCGAGCCTGGTACTTGTCGTCACGGAGGAACTTGCCAAGATCGCGGAGATGGCTTCACGTGTCACTGTCCACCCAGCTGGGAGGGTGCAGCCTGTCACATAGCATCTCCAGCTTGTGCCAGTAATCCTTGCGAGAACGGAGCAACCTGCGTTAATACGGCCGATGGAAACTACAGATGCGTTTGCCGCGAGGGTTTCGAAGGGCCGAATTGTCTTCGCGACGTCGACGATTGTCAACCGTTGCCTTGCCTAAATGGTGGTAAATGCGTCGACGGAGTGAATTGGTTCAGATGCGAGTGCGCACCGGGCTTTACCGGGCCAGATTGTCGTATCAACGTGAACGAGTGCGCGAGCGATCCCTGCACCGCCGGAGCGACCTGCGTCGATGGAATCGCCAGTTACTCTTGCGTTTGTCCACCGG GCAGGACCGGTATTCGTTGCGAGATTCGCACGGCCGGCGGTCCAGGATGCGTGGCAGCGAGTTGGGAAGACGACTGCAACATTTGCGAGTGTCGAAGCGGAAAGAATCGATGTAGTAACGTCTGGTGCGGTCAGGGTAACTGCTTGAACGGTACGTCCTGTCTGGCGCACGAGGTATGCGTTCCAAGCCCGGGAGAAAGTTGTCTCTCGCCGCCCTGTCCAGCTTGGGGTGAATGTCGACCGGTGGAAACTGGAAGAAGAGTAGGACCACCGGCATTACCGGCACCACCCTCCTGTTGGCCTGGTCAAGCGACACCAGGACCAACGTGTTCGAGACTGACCATACTTTTGAGAAGGGACACTTTGGCCTCCGGCACGTCGGTCGAATTGCTCTGCCGTAGATTGAGAAAACTCTTGGCCGATCCGAGGCGACCGCAACTGATAGTTCTACTTTGCGATCTCAAGCCGGGTGACAACGACACGGTCGAAGTCACGATTTTCTCGGAAACGGCAGCCGACGCAGCCAGAGATTTGGGCGAAGCACTTAGCCGTCCTATGGGCAGACCGCTCGCTCTTGCCTCGGTCTTAGAGGTCAAAGTTGAAACCGCTCTCATCAGCGAGCCCAGTTCCAATTCCAACAACGTGGCAGGTGGATACGTAGCCGTTCTTGGCGGTGCTCTGGCAACCGTCCTTCTACTTGCTCTCTTCGGAGGACTCTGGTATCTTAGGACAGCGAGGCAACGATCGAGCTTGACTGCGACAACCAGCAGCGAGACGTCCTTGCATCGTCATCGCAGTGACCTCGACGAAAAGTCGAATAACTTGCAAAACGAAGAAAACCTAAGAAGGTACGCAAATCCTTTGAAGGATCAAGATCCCGAACCACGAGTGTCCGTGGTGAGACCATTGTCCGGTGCTTCGCTCGGTCCTCTCGGTACGACGGAAGAGAGTCTCGAGATGGTATCGGAAGAAGGAAGACATCGTCTACCACCTCTCTACAAACCGCCCAGCGCCGAAACGAGAAACAACACGGCGAGTTTTAGTTACGAGGAGGGACCTCACAAACCTTACACCAAACCGAGAATACAGGAACCAACGTACTCGCATCAGCAACCTGGCACGAGTCAGACCTCGGGTCCTCATCAAGTGTTAACGGTACACGTTTGA
- the LOC127071368 gene encoding protein jagged-1 isoform X2: MYRTSTGSGFFEVQILSLTNNRGTLVDGRCCGGGGGDGKGGLPPCTTSCSTAFWLCLKEYQSNVTAIGSCSFGNVSSHALGQNTFTLTEPVTLQLHFTFRWTRQFTLILQARDEASAGVIEEASYSGIVLPGPTWHTLNHQGRNAHLAYRVRVQCADHYYNATCTKFCRPRNDIFGHYTCDENGDKVCIQGWKGSDCEIAVCKEGCHPVHGHCNVSGECKCRHGWRGELCDQCTPYPGCKHGYCNGSSWQCICDTNWGGILCDQDLNYCGTHEPCQNGGTCENTAPDQYRCTCPEGFSGPTCEKVDNPCASSPCANGATCIELGESAHCECAPGFTGPLCATDIDECASQPCQNGGTCVDGRNGFVCNCPPAWQGSLCQFDVDECALKESPCKNSISCVNLAGDYRCRCRSGFNGKNCTKNINDCVGQCQHGALCIDLVNDYHCSCTAGYSGKDCDVDIDECASKPCQNGGECRDLVNAYECVCPVGFTGYQCEIDRDHCSPNPCRNSAPCFNTQTDYYCHCPEQWQGKNCSESASQNPQFGENTDDQLGCGSEGTPCGGRGRCSGDKCICDPGYTGVHCHENINDCRGNPCLNGGTCVDLINSFQCICREGWSGDLCDQDVDECMASPCRNNGTCVDGVADFTCICRNGWKGKTCALRGGHCEPGTCRHGGTCQDRGDGFTCHCPPSWEGAACHIASPACASNPCENGATCVNTADGNYRCVCREGFEGPNCLRDVDDCQPLPCLNGGKCVDGVNWFRCECAPGFTGPDCRINVNECASDPCTAGATCVDGIASYSCVCPPGRTGIRCEIRTAGGPGCVAASWEDDCNICECRSGKNRCSNVWCGQGNCLNGTSCLAHEVCVPSPGESCLSPPCPAWGECRPVETGRRVGPPALPAPPSCWPGQATPGPTCSRLTILLRRDTLASGTSVELLCRRLRKLLADPRRPQLIVLLCDLKPGDNDTVEVTIFSETAADAARDLGEALSRPMGRPLALASVLEVKVETALISEPSSNSNNVAGGYVAVLGGALATVLLLALFGGLWYLRTARQRSSLTATTSSETSLHRHRSDLDEKSNNLQNEENLRRYANPLKDQDPEPRVSVVRPLSGASLGPLGTTEESLEMVSEEGRHRLPPLYKPPSAETRNNTASFSYEEGPHKPYTKPRIQEPTYSHQQPGTSQTSGPHQVLTVHV, translated from the exons aCGTCAACCGGGAGTGGATTCTTCGAGGTGCAGATCCTTTCGTTGACGAACAACAGGGGCACCCTGGTGGACGGCAGGTGTTGCGGCGGGGGTGGGGGAGATGGAAAAGGTGGCTTACCACCGTGCACGACCTCCTGTTCCACGGCCTTCTGGTTATGCCTGAAGGAATATCAGTCGAATGTCACTGCCATAGGCTCGTGTAGCTTTGGCAACGTATCTAGTCACGCCCTTGGTCAGAACACCTTCACCCTCACCGAACCTGTCACCTTGCAACTGCACTTCACTTTCCGATGGACC AGGCAATTTACGCTGATTCTACAAGCGAGAGACGAGGCGAGCGCCGGCGTCATCGAGGAAGCGAGCTACAGCGGAATCGTCCTGCCTGGCCCAACGTGGCACACTCTCAATCATCAGGGCAGAAATGCTCATTTGGCTTATCGCGTGCGCGTCCAATGTGCGGATCATTACTACAACGCGACTTGTACCAAGTTCTGCCGGCCGAGAAACGACATATTCGGTCATTACACCTGCGACGAGAACGGCGATAAAGTCTGCATACAAGGCTGGAAAGGTTCCGATTGCGAGATAG CTGTCTGCAAAGAGGGTTGTCATCCCGTTCACGGCCATTGCAACGTAAGTGGTGAGTGCAAGTGCAGACACGGTTGGAGGGGTGAACTTTGCGATCAGTGTACACCCTATCCCGGATGCAAGCACGGCTATTGCAACGGCTCCAGTTGGCAGTGCATATGCGACACGAACTGGGGTGGCATACTCTGCGACCAAGACCTCAATTACTGCGGCACGCACGAGCCATGCCAGAACGGTGGCACGTGCGAGAACACGGCGCCGGATCAGTACAGATGCACATGCCCCGAAGGATTCTCCGGACCGACTTGCGAGAAGGTCGACAATCCTTGCGCCTCGAGTCCGTGCGCCAACGGAGCAACCTGCATCGAATTAGGTGAAAGCGCTCATTGTGAGTGCGCGCCTGGTTTTACGGGGCCTTTGTGCGCGACCGACATCGACGAGTGCGCCTCGCAACCCTGTCAAAACGGTGGTACCTGCGTCGACGGTAGAAACGGCTTTGTTTGTAACTGTCCACCTGCCTGGCAAGGTTCTCTTTGTCAATTCGACGTCGACGAATGTGCGCTCAAGGAATCACCTTGCAAGAATTCCATCAGTTGCGTTAACCTCGCCGGTGATTATAG ATGTCGGTGTCGAAGCGGCTTTAACGGCAAGAACTGTACGAAGAACATCAATGATTGCGTGGGACAATGTCAGCACGGTGCACTGTGCATCGATCTCGTTAACGATTATCATTGTAGTTGCACGGCTGGTTATTCCGGCAAGGACTGCGACGTCGACATCGACGAATGTGCCTCGAAGCCATGTCAAAATGGTGGAGAGTGCAGAGATCTGGTAAACGCTTATGAGTGCGTCTGTCCTGTTGGTTTCACCGGTTATCAGTGCGAGATCGATCGCGATCATTGCAGTCCAAATCCCTGCAGAAATTCAGCGCCATGTTTCAACACCCAAACCGATTACTACTGTCACTGTCCGGAACAGTGGCAGGGAAAGAATTGTAGCGAGTCAGCCTCGCAGAATCCGCAGTTTGGCGAGAATACGGACGATCAGTTAGGTTGCGGCAGCGAAGGAACGCCTTGCGGTGGCAGAGGAAGATGTAGCGGCGACAAATGCATCTGCGACCCGGGATATACCGGCGTACACTGTCACGAGAATATCAACGACTGTCGCGGCAATCCCTGCTTGAACGGTGGTACCTGCGTTGATCTCATAAATTCGTTTCAATGTATCTGCAGGGAAGGTTGGAGCGGAGATCTGTGCGATCAAG ACGTAGACGAGTGTATGGCGTCACCTTGCCGTAACAATGGCACATGCGTCGACGGCGTCGCCGACTTCACCTGCATTTGCCGAAACGGTTGGAAGGGAAAAACTTGTGCCCTTCGAGGTGGCCATTGCGAGCCTGGTACTTGTCGTCACGGAGGAACTTGCCAAGATCGCGGAGATGGCTTCACGTGTCACTGTCCACCCAGCTGGGAGGGTGCAGCCTGTCACATAGCATCTCCAGCTTGTGCCAGTAATCCTTGCGAGAACGGAGCAACCTGCGTTAATACGGCCGATGGAAACTACAGATGCGTTTGCCGCGAGGGTTTCGAAGGGCCGAATTGTCTTCGCGACGTCGACGATTGTCAACCGTTGCCTTGCCTAAATGGTGGTAAATGCGTCGACGGAGTGAATTGGTTCAGATGCGAGTGCGCACCGGGCTTTACCGGGCCAGATTGTCGTATCAACGTGAACGAGTGCGCGAGCGATCCCTGCACCGCCGGAGCGACCTGCGTCGATGGAATCGCCAGTTACTCTTGCGTTTGTCCACCGG GCAGGACCGGTATTCGTTGCGAGATTCGCACGGCCGGCGGTCCAGGATGCGTGGCAGCGAGTTGGGAAGACGACTGCAACATTTGCGAGTGTCGAAGCGGAAAGAATCGATGTAGTAACGTCTGGTGCGGTCAGGGTAACTGCTTGAACGGTACGTCCTGTCTGGCGCACGAGGTATGCGTTCCAAGCCCGGGAGAAAGTTGTCTCTCGCCGCCCTGTCCAGCTTGGGGTGAATGTCGACCGGTGGAAACTGGAAGAAGAGTAGGACCACCGGCATTACCGGCACCACCCTCCTGTTGGCCTGGTCAAGCGACACCAGGACCAACGTGTTCGAGACTGACCATACTTTTGAGAAGGGACACTTTGGCCTCCGGCACGTCGGTCGAATTGCTCTGCCGTAGATTGAGAAAACTCTTGGCCGATCCGAGGCGACCGCAACTGATAGTTCTACTTTGCGATCTCAAGCCGGGTGACAACGACACGGTCGAAGTCACGATTTTCTCGGAAACGGCAGCCGACGCAGCCAGAGATTTGGGCGAAGCACTTAGCCGTCCTATGGGCAGACCGCTCGCTCTTGCCTCGGTCTTAGAGGTCAAAGTTGAAACCGCTCTCATCAGCGAGCCCAGTTCCAATTCCAACAACGTGGCAGGTGGATACGTAGCCGTTCTTGGCGGTGCTCTGGCAACCGTCCTTCTACTTGCTCTCTTCGGAGGACTCTGGTATCTTAGGACAGCGAGGCAACGATCGAGCTTGACTGCGACAACCAGCAGCGAGACGTCCTTGCATCGTCATCGCAGTGACCTCGACGAAAAGTCGAATAACTTGCAAAACGAAGAAAACCTAAGAAGGTACGCAAATCCTTTGAAGGATCAAGATCCCGAACCACGAGTGTCCGTGGTGAGACCATTGTCCGGTGCTTCGCTCGGTCCTCTCGGTACGACGGAAGAGAGTCTCGAGATGGTATCGGAAGAAGGAAGACATCGTCTACCACCTCTCTACAAACCGCCCAGCGCCGAAACGAGAAACAACACGGCGAGTTTTAGTTACGAGGAGGGACCTCACAAACCTTACACCAAACCGAGAATACAGGAACCAACGTACTCGCATCAGCAACCTGGCACGAGTCAGACCTCGGGTCCTCATCAAGTGTTAACGGTACACGTTTGA
- the LOC127071368 gene encoding protein jagged-2 isoform X1 — MRAAAAYVLFLAQLIQTSTGSGFFEVQILSLTNNRGTLVDGRCCGGGGGDGKGGLPPCTTSCSTAFWLCLKEYQSNVTAIGSCSFGNVSSHALGQNTFTLTEPVTLQLHFTFRWTRQFTLILQARDEASAGVIEEASYSGIVLPGPTWHTLNHQGRNAHLAYRVRVQCADHYYNATCTKFCRPRNDIFGHYTCDENGDKVCIQGWKGSDCEIAVCKEGCHPVHGHCNVSGECKCRHGWRGELCDQCTPYPGCKHGYCNGSSWQCICDTNWGGILCDQDLNYCGTHEPCQNGGTCENTAPDQYRCTCPEGFSGPTCEKVDNPCASSPCANGATCIELGESAHCECAPGFTGPLCATDIDECASQPCQNGGTCVDGRNGFVCNCPPAWQGSLCQFDVDECALKESPCKNSISCVNLAGDYRCRCRSGFNGKNCTKNINDCVGQCQHGALCIDLVNDYHCSCTAGYSGKDCDVDIDECASKPCQNGGECRDLVNAYECVCPVGFTGYQCEIDRDHCSPNPCRNSAPCFNTQTDYYCHCPEQWQGKNCSESASQNPQFGENTDDQLGCGSEGTPCGGRGRCSGDKCICDPGYTGVHCHENINDCRGNPCLNGGTCVDLINSFQCICREGWSGDLCDQDVDECMASPCRNNGTCVDGVADFTCICRNGWKGKTCALRGGHCEPGTCRHGGTCQDRGDGFTCHCPPSWEGAACHIASPACASNPCENGATCVNTADGNYRCVCREGFEGPNCLRDVDDCQPLPCLNGGKCVDGVNWFRCECAPGFTGPDCRINVNECASDPCTAGATCVDGIASYSCVCPPGRTGIRCEIRTAGGPGCVAASWEDDCNICECRSGKNRCSNVWCGQGNCLNGTSCLAHEVCVPSPGESCLSPPCPAWGECRPVETGRRVGPPALPAPPSCWPGQATPGPTCSRLTILLRRDTLASGTSVELLCRRLRKLLADPRRPQLIVLLCDLKPGDNDTVEVTIFSETAADAARDLGEALSRPMGRPLALASVLEVKVETALISEPSSNSNNVAGGYVAVLGGALATVLLLALFGGLWYLRTARQRSSLTATTSSETSLHRHRSDLDEKSNNLQNEENLRRYANPLKDQDPEPRVSVVRPLSGASLGPLGTTEESLEMVSEEGRHRLPPLYKPPSAETRNNTASFSYEEGPHKPYTKPRIQEPTYSHQQPGTSQTSGPHQVLTVHV; from the exons aCGTCAACCGGGAGTGGATTCTTCGAGGTGCAGATCCTTTCGTTGACGAACAACAGGGGCACCCTGGTGGACGGCAGGTGTTGCGGCGGGGGTGGGGGAGATGGAAAAGGTGGCTTACCACCGTGCACGACCTCCTGTTCCACGGCCTTCTGGTTATGCCTGAAGGAATATCAGTCGAATGTCACTGCCATAGGCTCGTGTAGCTTTGGCAACGTATCTAGTCACGCCCTTGGTCAGAACACCTTCACCCTCACCGAACCTGTCACCTTGCAACTGCACTTCACTTTCCGATGGACC AGGCAATTTACGCTGATTCTACAAGCGAGAGACGAGGCGAGCGCCGGCGTCATCGAGGAAGCGAGCTACAGCGGAATCGTCCTGCCTGGCCCAACGTGGCACACTCTCAATCATCAGGGCAGAAATGCTCATTTGGCTTATCGCGTGCGCGTCCAATGTGCGGATCATTACTACAACGCGACTTGTACCAAGTTCTGCCGGCCGAGAAACGACATATTCGGTCATTACACCTGCGACGAGAACGGCGATAAAGTCTGCATACAAGGCTGGAAAGGTTCCGATTGCGAGATAG CTGTCTGCAAAGAGGGTTGTCATCCCGTTCACGGCCATTGCAACGTAAGTGGTGAGTGCAAGTGCAGACACGGTTGGAGGGGTGAACTTTGCGATCAGTGTACACCCTATCCCGGATGCAAGCACGGCTATTGCAACGGCTCCAGTTGGCAGTGCATATGCGACACGAACTGGGGTGGCATACTCTGCGACCAAGACCTCAATTACTGCGGCACGCACGAGCCATGCCAGAACGGTGGCACGTGCGAGAACACGGCGCCGGATCAGTACAGATGCACATGCCCCGAAGGATTCTCCGGACCGACTTGCGAGAAGGTCGACAATCCTTGCGCCTCGAGTCCGTGCGCCAACGGAGCAACCTGCATCGAATTAGGTGAAAGCGCTCATTGTGAGTGCGCGCCTGGTTTTACGGGGCCTTTGTGCGCGACCGACATCGACGAGTGCGCCTCGCAACCCTGTCAAAACGGTGGTACCTGCGTCGACGGTAGAAACGGCTTTGTTTGTAACTGTCCACCTGCCTGGCAAGGTTCTCTTTGTCAATTCGACGTCGACGAATGTGCGCTCAAGGAATCACCTTGCAAGAATTCCATCAGTTGCGTTAACCTCGCCGGTGATTATAG ATGTCGGTGTCGAAGCGGCTTTAACGGCAAGAACTGTACGAAGAACATCAATGATTGCGTGGGACAATGTCAGCACGGTGCACTGTGCATCGATCTCGTTAACGATTATCATTGTAGTTGCACGGCTGGTTATTCCGGCAAGGACTGCGACGTCGACATCGACGAATGTGCCTCGAAGCCATGTCAAAATGGTGGAGAGTGCAGAGATCTGGTAAACGCTTATGAGTGCGTCTGTCCTGTTGGTTTCACCGGTTATCAGTGCGAGATCGATCGCGATCATTGCAGTCCAAATCCCTGCAGAAATTCAGCGCCATGTTTCAACACCCAAACCGATTACTACTGTCACTGTCCGGAACAGTGGCAGGGAAAGAATTGTAGCGAGTCAGCCTCGCAGAATCCGCAGTTTGGCGAGAATACGGACGATCAGTTAGGTTGCGGCAGCGAAGGAACGCCTTGCGGTGGCAGAGGAAGATGTAGCGGCGACAAATGCATCTGCGACCCGGGATATACCGGCGTACACTGTCACGAGAATATCAACGACTGTCGCGGCAATCCCTGCTTGAACGGTGGTACCTGCGTTGATCTCATAAATTCGTTTCAATGTATCTGCAGGGAAGGTTGGAGCGGAGATCTGTGCGATCAAG ACGTAGACGAGTGTATGGCGTCACCTTGCCGTAACAATGGCACATGCGTCGACGGCGTCGCCGACTTCACCTGCATTTGCCGAAACGGTTGGAAGGGAAAAACTTGTGCCCTTCGAGGTGGCCATTGCGAGCCTGGTACTTGTCGTCACGGAGGAACTTGCCAAGATCGCGGAGATGGCTTCACGTGTCACTGTCCACCCAGCTGGGAGGGTGCAGCCTGTCACATAGCATCTCCAGCTTGTGCCAGTAATCCTTGCGAGAACGGAGCAACCTGCGTTAATACGGCCGATGGAAACTACAGATGCGTTTGCCGCGAGGGTTTCGAAGGGCCGAATTGTCTTCGCGACGTCGACGATTGTCAACCGTTGCCTTGCCTAAATGGTGGTAAATGCGTCGACGGAGTGAATTGGTTCAGATGCGAGTGCGCACCGGGCTTTACCGGGCCAGATTGTCGTATCAACGTGAACGAGTGCGCGAGCGATCCCTGCACCGCCGGAGCGACCTGCGTCGATGGAATCGCCAGTTACTCTTGCGTTTGTCCACCGG GCAGGACCGGTATTCGTTGCGAGATTCGCACGGCCGGCGGTCCAGGATGCGTGGCAGCGAGTTGGGAAGACGACTGCAACATTTGCGAGTGTCGAAGCGGAAAGAATCGATGTAGTAACGTCTGGTGCGGTCAGGGTAACTGCTTGAACGGTACGTCCTGTCTGGCGCACGAGGTATGCGTTCCAAGCCCGGGAGAAAGTTGTCTCTCGCCGCCCTGTCCAGCTTGGGGTGAATGTCGACCGGTGGAAACTGGAAGAAGAGTAGGACCACCGGCATTACCGGCACCACCCTCCTGTTGGCCTGGTCAAGCGACACCAGGACCAACGTGTTCGAGACTGACCATACTTTTGAGAAGGGACACTTTGGCCTCCGGCACGTCGGTCGAATTGCTCTGCCGTAGATTGAGAAAACTCTTGGCCGATCCGAGGCGACCGCAACTGATAGTTCTACTTTGCGATCTCAAGCCGGGTGACAACGACACGGTCGAAGTCACGATTTTCTCGGAAACGGCAGCCGACGCAGCCAGAGATTTGGGCGAAGCACTTAGCCGTCCTATGGGCAGACCGCTCGCTCTTGCCTCGGTCTTAGAGGTCAAAGTTGAAACCGCTCTCATCAGCGAGCCCAGTTCCAATTCCAACAACGTGGCAGGTGGATACGTAGCCGTTCTTGGCGGTGCTCTGGCAACCGTCCTTCTACTTGCTCTCTTCGGAGGACTCTGGTATCTTAGGACAGCGAGGCAACGATCGAGCTTGACTGCGACAACCAGCAGCGAGACGTCCTTGCATCGTCATCGCAGTGACCTCGACGAAAAGTCGAATAACTTGCAAAACGAAGAAAACCTAAGAAGGTACGCAAATCCTTTGAAGGATCAAGATCCCGAACCACGAGTGTCCGTGGTGAGACCATTGTCCGGTGCTTCGCTCGGTCCTCTCGGTACGACGGAAGAGAGTCTCGAGATGGTATCGGAAGAAGGAAGACATCGTCTACCACCTCTCTACAAACCGCCCAGCGCCGAAACGAGAAACAACACGGCGAGTTTTAGTTACGAGGAGGGACCTCACAAACCTTACACCAAACCGAGAATACAGGAACCAACGTACTCGCATCAGCAACCTGGCACGAGTCAGACCTCGGGTCCTCATCAAGTGTTAACGGTACACGTTTGA